From Zea mays cultivar B73 chromosome 3, Zm-B73-REFERENCE-NAM-5.0, whole genome shotgun sequence:
ATTACATTTTGAAGTGCCAAGTATCACATTTCCGCGCAACCAAATCATTTGCATGGTTGATAAGTCAAGGCTCGGATTTGCTCATTTGCAACTCACACATGACCCATTGAGTTTTTCTCTAAGAGTATAGAAACGCACCTCTTAATAAAATCTAGAATCAAACACGAAGCCAGAATCTTGCAGTAATTCGGGGATTAAATGATTGATCTTTCTTTCCAGGATAAGAAAGAGTTTGGAGATGATGCTTCATCACCTTCAGTTTATAATGTTGCAGAAGCAAATGGGCCGGGAGAAAATGACTCGAGTTTAGACAATGTACACTTCTTGCTTACAGCTTGTCAAATCGAGCCTGCATTATATTAATATATTATATATTATGGAAAATATGCTTCCTTTTGTGCTGGTCTTGATTTGCCCTGTGCTTAAAGCAGCGTACTTCCATTCTGCCCGTTAGTCCTTGCTGTATGAATTTGTAACTGAATTATATATTTAGCTTTCCCATGACTCGCCAGAAGAAAGATGAAACCACGAATGCAGAAGCAGCACTGCTGAGCTCCGGCGACACGGTCCAGGACATGGATGCAGATGCTACTTCTACCAATGGCATACAAGTATGCTTTTAATTTATGCCCAGCAACTTAGAATCTTACAGGACATTTGAGAATTCAATTATGGGATATCTAATGTTTTTTAAAACATAGGAAAATGTGGAAGTTATTGAAGTTGCTAGTGGATCTCCATTGCCAGGAATGAAGGTAATTTGTTCAGTCACCCTATATGTTCATTAGTTGAGTTGTAGTTGACACTGAAAGAAGGATCTTGCTTTTTCGTCATTAGTTCAATGTTAGAGTTGACTGTATATAGAACATTTTTTTCTGCTTCACATATCTGAACTCTGCAATGTGAAGAGATGATGATACAAATTATTTTTATAATATAAATGATCTGCAGCAACAGCTTGATGATTCTGTCAGGATCCCCAAGGCTACAATAGACATTCTAAAGGATCAGGTTTTTGGATTTGACACATTTTTTGTAACAAGTCAGGAGCCTTACGAGGTAAATATATGAGATGCCATGGATTAACTTCTGTATAAATCAGATTTTTACCTTACTAACTGTGTTTATACAAGACAAACTCATACTCAAATACTCAATTGATGCATGCTACACCAGTAAGTATGCTCTTGGTCTGACTAAGCCAAGTGCTCTCACAGAATATTGTTTAACTTTACTCTAGGTTGACATTTTGTCATGTAAAATAAAGGTCTCAAGTATAATGGCCTTGAATGACTAAGTTCTATTTACCAACTTACTTTGTCTGAATAAGGGTGGAGTATTATTCAAGGGAAATCTTCGTGGTAAACCAGCCAAAAGTTATGAGAAGATCACAAGTCGGCTACAGGTAATAATTGATAAGATGATTGCCAAACTGGCGCTCCGATGTCTATGATTGTAGAAATCTGTTAATGTCTCATCTGTGCTCAACTCCTGGCTATCAACAGAACAAATTTGGTGATGAATATAAGCTTTTTCTTCTCATCAACCCAGAGGATGAGAAGCCAGTTGCTGTGGTTATACCCAAGCAGACATTACAGCCTGAAACTACAGGTGACAAAAATTTATCAGTACCTTCGGTGGCGTCGGTAGTGCTCAGAGTGGTCCGATATTTTGCTTAACTGTTAGGCATCTATGATTTTATTAGTATATTTATTCAGTGCAAAGGTTGCTGAGTTGATATATTAAATTTCAGCGGTCCCAGAATGGTTTGCTGCTGCTGCATTTGGATTAGTTACCATCTTCACTCTGCTACTTCGAAATGTACCTGTTCTACAGGAGAACTTGCTGTACGAGGTTTCTCTTTCATTTATTCACCAGTCCATTTTGTTTTAGATTGCTTGTTTCCATTTTCATGTTTCCCCGCCTTGATGTCATGTTTGAGTTGCTATATATGCTTACTCTTTTCTGTTAGAAGTTAGAACCTTGCTCAAGATTGAACTTTGAAATCTTGGTACCAGATGATGTTTGCTAGAATCTTGATTCAGTAGTAAAAAGATGCTAAAGCTTGTGTTCCATGTCATACTGAAGACTTAATAATAGATATGATTTTCATGTTTCTGTTTCGCTATTTTTTTCTGATTCATGTGGATTTTTGTATTCTTTTATTGCCATGTGTTTACTTCCATATTCATCTATCATTACAAGATTCCTCTTTATGAAGAGGAAAATATATACTCCCTCAAGTATCTTGTATGTAAGAAGCCACAATTATCTACTCCATCTAGTTCTAAGCCTTACACTTACAGATCAACATTTGACAACCTTGAGTTGTTGAAAGACGGACTATCCGGTGCTCTAGTAACTGGCCTTATAATAGGGGTGCACGAAATTGGACATATCCTTGCTGCCAGGGAAAGTGGAATCAAGCTCGGCGTGCCATATTTTGTTCCTAGCTGGCAGGTAAAGACATTGTACAAAAAAAATAGTGAATTACCTGTAGGGAAAAAAATTGAAAATTATTTGTATCTTTGTAGTGCATGTTTATGGAAATTGTTTGAAACAAATGACAAGAGCTTGTTAAATAATTTATTGAAATATGTTGTAGAGTCACTAATAAAAACAGTAACGTTTAATTTGGATGTGAACTTTCTGTGTAGATACTCAATTAACATGAAAGGCCttttgcgaaagggcctctaactgagttggttaggtggtttgagtagcactcctcagattCTGAGTTCGAATATCAGTGGATTTTAGGTTGAGGTTTAAAAAAAATCACCCGCTGGTTTCCCTGGTTATGTGCACATGAGATGGACTGACCTATGGGGAGCGGATCCTCGTCTCAGTCGAGGCTTTGATTaatcttcttcttaatataataccgtagGAGCGGTCTTTCACCTACCGGCCGAGTTTAACATGAAAGGCCTTTTAAAATATGGATTATGGCTGTAGACCAGAGCATTTCTTATAGGTTTATCTAGCTCAGTACATTCACTTTTAGATAACGAGTCTTGCGCTGTTCAACTGTTGTAGATAGGATCTTTCGGCGGGATTACCAGAATCGTCAATATCGTCCGCAACCGTGAGGACCTACTGAAGCTAGCGGCTGCTGGACCATTGGCCGGGTTTTCCTTGGGATTCGTTCTTCTGCTGCTGGGCTTCGTCTTGCCTCCAAGTGATGGCCTTGGCCTTGTGATAGATCCAACCGTCTTCCATGAATCGTTCCTCGTTGGTGGTCTCGGTAGGCATACGATCATAATTCAAAAACTCCTAGTAGCATTCAGTTATGCCTTTTGGTGAGCTACGAATGCAAAACTAAAACTAAGGCATCGGTATTTTCCTTGATACAGCGAAACTTCTTCTCGGAGATGTTTTGAAAGAAGGGACGCAGTTATCCATAAACCCGCTTGTTCTATGGGCCTGGGCCGGTCTCCTGATCAACGCTATCAACAGCATACCCGCTGGGGAGCTTGACGGCGGCCGCATAGCGTTGGCCATGTGGGGAAGAAAGGTAATTCTGCCGCTGTGATAAAGTTTCCACCCTTGCTTTGTAGACATTGGACTTGTAGTACTAGCTGAGAAGGGCTGGCTTGCATGTGAGCTTAGAATTGGCGCTTGTGGTTAACCCAAACTTGGAATCTTGCCAGGTATCGTCCCGGATCAGCAGCCTCGCCATCGGGCTGCTCGGGGTCGCGGCTCTCTTCAACGACGTCGCCTTCTACTGGGTGGTGCTGATCTTCTTCCTGCAGAGGGGCCCCATTGCTCCTCTCTCCGAGGAAATCACAGACCCTGAGAACAGCTACATCGGCATCGGTGCTGCCATTTTGCTGTTTGGGCTTCTGGTCTGCCTGCCCTACCCGTTCCCCTTTGACCCGTCGCAGTTAACTGATATGGATTTCAACTTCTGAGAAAAGGAAACCAAAAAAAAAGCAGTTACAACTCACCGGATGAGATGTATTTAACCTGTCGGCTCTGTATTCTGCTGTGTCATCTTTTGCTCCATTGCTCCTTGTAGTAGCCAATAAAAGCAGAGCTTTCTTGTGTAAGCTTGCCTGTTGTATTAGTAGGATGCTCGATCAGAGTAGAATATAGATGTTATTTTGGCTGTAACTGTTACCTGTCAGTTGTGGCTTATCAACAATAGGTTCCTTGTCAGAGTATGATCTATCAGATTCATACGCGATACTTAGCGTTTTGGATAAGGCTATCTCCAGTAAGGGTCTGTATATGGTCCTGTACGTTAAATTTAGAGGACGTCGAGCTCCTCTAGTCCTTTAGCAGCACACGGTAAAGCGAGCTCCTCTAGTCCTCCAGTAGCACACGGTAAAGCGTTCGATAAAAATAGCGTGCTTTGCTGGACACTCTAAGTTTAGAGGTTGTACGGTCGTTCGCTATCCATGGCTTCTACTCCCTTTTGTCTCGTTAATGAAAAGTTGCGTATAAAATAAGAATGAGTAATATTATTTCTATAGAAGATagaatttagaggacgctgttgGAAAACGAGGTGATATAGATAACATAATCTTTTAGAGTGCACCGTAAAAAACATGGAATAATTTTTtagaggatgaaatttagagaacgctgctGAAGATAGCTTAAATGATGTGTTTGGTTTGATTTTTTAGCTTTAGCTTTTACCTTCTAGAAATCAAAAGCCAAATCAaagggctatattcaagaaacaGCTTTTTCTAAAAACAACTTTTTTGTAAAACTGAAAGTACCTATGAACCTCTTTTCAATGGTTTTTCGAATGGTATGAAAATATACATGAAAAACTATTAGCAATTTCCATCAAACGGATTTTAGCATTTTTAACAGCTCACAACTTACAACTTTTTTCAAAGCCACGGCTTAATAAAACATACCCTAAATATAAGCAGAATAAGCAGACCTAGGACATTGTGCGATTGTTGTGCCAGAGCCATTCAAACTGATACTGCTACTACCTTATATAAAAAAAAATACTCCTGCTTAATTTGTTTAACTACACATTCTAGGAGACGTTACATTAGCGACACTGAACGTTGTGGAGCACAAACGTTCAGCCATCGGAACATGTTCCACTACCAAATCGCATGTCAAAGATGCTATAAACTGCTCTAGAGATTTATCACATAAAGGACACTTTTCAATAGTGTATTAAGGTCCATGGTTAAAATTGCACATGGAGCTGCAGAGCATGACACGACACGAAGGAACTGGATAGATATTGAACATTCGAAGAACCTAAAATATAACAAAATAATAATGCTCGTCAGGTACTCGATATCTTCCACCCTGCTGCTCTGAACATTCTGTAGCCAAATGGTTCCATCAGAATCATGCCTTTTAAACCTTTTGGAAGTGAAATCACCGTCCATAGGGTCCTGCTCTATCGCTGCACAACTCATCATCCATATAAATACCGTCCAGGCACATCAGGTTGTTGTTGACGCTCGGCTCAGAGCTAGCGTTGCTGCTTGTTGCGAGCGGTGAGTCTGAGACACTCATTGGTCTGCTCCTTGTGGATCCTGAACGTGCGCTATGAACAGATGATGGAGGGATACTTGTCATAAGAGGCCGTAAATTGTTTGGAATGCTGCGCCTTATGTCCTGTAAACAGCAAATTACACCTCAAGGTCAATCAACTGAACATAGATAATGCTGTTAACTAAACTGAGAATAAGTAAAACATACCATATGTCGAAGTGCCATGTCCAGTGATTTCTTCGACAAAGTCCTACCAAAGCCCGAGCTATCTGGGGAATTTGAAGTTTTACCAGATACACTGTTCAGGCTAGATCTTTGATCATCATGCTTTGGAGGAACTAGCCTTCTCATGTTCACAACCCTTTCAACCATCTTATTACCCATTTGAACTGGATTCACACTGTCACCTCCATTGAGATGTGACCTTCTCACTGCTGGCATGGAGCTCCCTGAAGGCACGCTGCCACTTAAAGTCCTTCCTCTGGAGGGAGAGCAAGACTGCCGTCTTGGTCGACCAGCTGGCCCACTCTCAACAGAGCAAGATCTAGAACTAGGTGCCCCAGGTCTGCCCCTAGTGGCAGAGGTTGGTCTTTCTGGTAGCGATGTCCTTAGGTTTGGAGGTGCATCAAGAGAGAAACCAGGCATTTCAGATGGTTTCCATGGTCTTGATTTGACAGTAGGGGAGCTGCCTCTTGAAGGTGTTGGCGCTGCAGTTTTTGCTGGTGAAGAACCTTTGGGCATTGTCGAACCTGGTTTGGAGATTGAGGACGATCTAACTGGTGCAGCTAAGTTACCATGCTGGGCCGAAGGGGCAGAAGGTCGCCTTGTTGGAGTTGATGCCCTTGATGTAGGCTTGCTTTGTGCTGGTATGGAGGGTCTGGATGATGGTGTTGTTGACCTGGTAGCAGGTATTGATGACCTTGAAGTAGGTGTGGATGACCTACTAGCAGGGGCAGATGCTCTGCCTATAGGAGCTGAAGTCCTGCTAGCAGGACCAACTGCCCTGCTTGAAGGGGTCGTTGACCTGGCTGATGGAAGTGTTGATCTCAAAGTCGGTGTTGACGACCTTGACACAGAAGCTCCAGTTTTGGCAGGAACAGTTGTCCGGGAAGTGGGGGTCGAAGGCCTTGAACCTTTGGAACTAGCTGTCAATGTAGGGCGTCCAGTTGGTGTTGAAGGCCTTGATGAATTAGAAGTAAGACCTCCAGACGATGATGGTCGGCGGGTTGTAGCACCTGAGTTCAGGCTGTTCGATGATGTTGTCCTCAATGGGAGGTTGGTTCTTGATGGAGGATCTGGATGGTTGGACAACTGAAATAACATATTATGAGAAGATATAACAGAAAGTAATGAATCTGAAGATTTACCTATCGTACTTATGGAAAGTATAATGTAACATCACAAGTACCTTACAGAAAGGATTTCCAATGAGGAATCATAAATTATCAATGCAATAAGGATTTATCACCTGACCTTCCACGATAAAGACTAGTAAGGCTTTTTAGACAACAGAGGCCAGCATAAAAGCACACTTCATGTAAAATATATAACACAATAATAAATGTTATCTTTGCAGTTAATCTTATAATAGGTCCAGCAGACAACGGATTATCTTTGGGGACCTTGCCTGCCACAGGAAATCTGATATGGCAATATCCATCAATCTATAAAGTACAGTTTCATATCCACCATGAGGTGGAA
This genomic window contains:
- the LOC100193065 gene encoding probable zinc metalloprotease EGY2, chloroplastic isoform X1, with the protein product MTSLLLPPPQAAAAAYGCCHCLLLASTTVPARSGCVGRASRITLALRCLPITGHRLRSRKVACQATTETEPEGNGDEEKKDETTNAEAALLSSGDTVQDMDADATSTNGIQENVEVIEVASGSPLPGMKQQLDDSVRIPKATIDILKDQVFGFDTFFVTSQEPYEGGVLFKGNLRGKPAKSYEKITSRLQNKFGDEYKLFLLINPEDEKPVAVVIPKQTLQPETTAVPEWFAAAAFGLVTIFTLLLRNVPVLQENLLSTFDNLELLKDGLSGALVTGLIIGVHEIGHILAARESGIKLGVPYFVPSWQIGSFGGITRIVNIVRNREDLLKLAAAGPLAGFSLGFVLLLLGFVLPPSDGLGLVIDPTVFHESFLVGGLAKLLLGDVLKEGTQLSINPLVLWAWAGLLINAINSIPAGELDGGRIALAMWGRKVSSRISSLAIGLLGVAALFNDVAFYWVVLIFFLQRGPIAPLSEEITDPENSYIGIGAAILLFGLLVCLPYPFPFDPSQLTDMDFNF
- the LOC100279421 gene encoding uncharacterized protein isoform X1 translates to MQRRVGMADGEARGRTLGAVIKEKDEELALFLEMRRREKERGAAAAAAAVAAADQLLLSGDSVAGDGMLLLGPPPPAGENFISSSSSGLLRPFLCILLLSRETLAYLGLDFWLFVVVEPKPVAYKVAGGGFRRAPGGADDFLHADAGDKNDYDWLLTPPGTPLFPSLEVESKRSPVSQAGTPKTRPTALKSRLSNHPDPPSRTNLPLRTTSSNSLNSASSKGSRPSTPTSRTTVPAKTGASVSRSSTPTLRSTLPSARSTTPSSRAVGPASRTSAPIGRASAPASRSSTPTSRSSIPATRSTTPSSRPSIPAQSKPTSRASTPTRRPSAPSAQHGNLAAPVRSSSISKPGSTMPKGSSPAKTAAPTPSRGSSPTVKSRPWKPSEMPGFSLDAPPNLRTSLPERPTSATRGRPGAPSSRSCSVESGPAGRPRRQSCSPSRGRTLSGSVPSGSSMPAVRRSHLNGGDSVNPVQMGNKMVERVVNMRRLVPPKHDDQRSSLNSVSGKTSNSPDSSGFGRTLSKKSLDMALRHMDIRRSIPNNLRPLMTSIPPSSVHSARSGSTRSRPMSVSDSPLATSSNASSEPSVNNNLMCLDGIYMDDELCSDRAGPYGR
- the LOC100279421 gene encoding uncharacterized protein isoform X2; this encodes MQRRVGMADGEARGRTLGAVIKEKDEELALFLEMRRREKERGAAAAAAAVAAADQLLLSGDSVAGDGMLLLGPPPPAEPKPVAYKVAGGGFRRAPGGADDFLHADAGDKNDYDWLLTPPGTPLFPSLEVESKRSPVSQAGTPKTRPTALKSRLSNHPDPPSRTNLPLRTTSSNSLNSGATTRRPSSSGGLTSNSSRPSTPTGRPTLTASSKGSRPSTPTSRTTVPAKTGASVSRSSTPTLRSTLPSARSTTPSSRAVGPASRTSAPIGRASAPASRSSTPTSRSSIPATRSTTPSSRPSIPAQSKPTSRASTPTRRPSAPSAQHGNLAAPVRSSSISKPGSTMPKGSSPAKTAAPTPSRGSSPTVKSRPWKPSEMPGFSLDAPPNLRTSLPERPTSATRGRPGAPSSRSCSVESGPAGRPRRQSCSPSRGRTLSGSVPSGSSMPAVRRSHLNGGDSVNPVQMGNKMVERVVNMRRLVPPKHDDQRSSLNSVSGKTSNSPDSSGFGRTLSKKSLDMALRHMDIRRSIPNNLRPLMTSIPPSSVHSARSGSTRSRPMSVSDSPLATSSNASSEPSVNNNLMCLDGIYMDDELCSDRAGPYGR
- the LOC100193065 gene encoding probable zinc metalloprotease EGY2, chloroplastic isoform X2 codes for the protein MTRQKKDETTNAEAALLSSGDTVQDMDADATSTNGIQENVEVIEVASGSPLPGMKQQLDDSVRIPKATIDILKDQVFGFDTFFVTSQEPYEGGVLFKGNLRGKPAKSYEKITSRLQNKFGDEYKLFLLINPEDEKPVAVVIPKQTLQPETTAVPEWFAAAAFGLVTIFTLLLRNVPVLQENLLSTFDNLELLKDGLSGALVTGLIIGVHEIGHILAARESGIKLGVPYFVPSWQIGSFGGITRIVNIVRNREDLLKLAAAGPLAGFSLGFVLLLLGFVLPPSDGLGLVIDPTVFHESFLVGGLAKLLLGDVLKEGTQLSINPLVLWAWAGLLINAINSIPAGELDGGRIALAMWGRKVSSRISSLAIGLLGVAALFNDVAFYWVVLIFFLQRGPIAPLSEEITDPENSYIGIGAAILLFGLLVCLPYPFPFDPSQLTDMDFNF
- the LOC100279421 gene encoding uncharacterized protein LOC100279421, translated to MQRRVGMADGEARGRTLGAVIKEKDEELALFLEMRRREKERGAAAAAAAVAAADQLLLSGDSVAGDGMLLLGPPPPAGENFISSSSSGLLRPFLCILLLSRETLAYLGLDFWLFVVVEPKPVAYKVAGGGFRRAPGGADDFLHADAGDKNDYDWLLTPPGTPLFPSLEVESKRSPVSQAGTPKTRPTALKSRLSNHPDPPSRTNLPLRTTSSNSLNSGATTRRPSSSGGLTSNSSRPSTPTGRPTLTASSKGSRPSTPTSRTTVPAKTGASVSRSSTPTLRSTLPSARSTTPSSRAVGPASRTSAPIGRASAPASRSSTPTSRSSIPATRSTTPSSRPSIPAQSKPTSRASTPTRRPSAPSAQHGNLAAPVRSSSISKPGSTMPKGSSPAKTAAPTPSRGSSPTVKSRPWKPSEMPGFSLDAPPNLRTSLPERPTSATRGRPGAPSSRSCSVESGPAGRPRRQSCSPSRGRTLSGSVPSGSSMPAVRRSHLNGGDSVNPVQMGNKMVERVVNMRRLVPPKHDDQRSSLNSVSGKTSNSPDSSGFGRTLSKKSLDMALRHMDIRRSIPNNLRPLMTSIPPSSVHSARSGSTRSRPMSVSDSPLATSSNASSEPSVNNNLMCLDGIYMDDELCSDRAGPYGR
- the LOC100279421 gene encoding uncharacterized protein isoform X3; amino-acid sequence: MQRRVGMADGEARGRTLGAVIKEKDEELALFLEMRRREKERGAAAAAAAVAAADQLLLSGDSVAGDGMLLLGPPPPAEPKPVAYKVAGGGFRRAPGGADDFLHADAGDKNDYDWLLTPPGTPLFPSLEVESKRSPVSQAGTPKTRPTALKSRLSNHPDPPSRTNLPLRTTSSNSLNSASSKGSRPSTPTSRTTVPAKTGASVSRSSTPTLRSTLPSARSTTPSSRAVGPASRTSAPIGRASAPASRSSTPTSRSSIPATRSTTPSSRPSIPAQSKPTSRASTPTRRPSAPSAQHGNLAAPVRSSSISKPGSTMPKGSSPAKTAAPTPSRGSSPTVKSRPWKPSEMPGFSLDAPPNLRTSLPERPTSATRGRPGAPSSRSCSVESGPAGRPRRQSCSPSRGRTLSGSVPSGSSMPAVRRSHLNGGDSVNPVQMGNKMVERVVNMRRLVPPKHDDQRSSLNSVSGKTSNSPDSSGFGRTLSKKSLDMALRHMDIRRSIPNNLRPLMTSIPPSSVHSARSGSTRSRPMSVSDSPLATSSNASSEPSVNNNLMCLDGIYMDDELCSDRAGPYGR
- the LOC100193065 gene encoding Probable zinc metalloprotease EGY2, chloroplastic; this translates as MTSLLLPPPQAAAAAYGCCHCLLLASTTVPARSGCVGRASRITLALRCLPITGHRLRSRKVACQATTETEPEGNGDEEDKKEFGDDASSPSVYNVAEANGPGENDSSLDNKKDETTNAEAALLSSGDTVQDMDADATSTNGIQENVEVIEVASGSPLPGMKQQLDDSVRIPKATIDILKDQVFGFDTFFVTSQEPYEGGVLFKGNLRGKPAKSYEKITSRLQNKFGDEYKLFLLINPEDEKPVAVVIPKQTLQPETTAVPEWFAAAAFGLVTIFTLLLRNVPVLQENLLSTFDNLELLKDGLSGALVTGLIIGVHEIGHILAARESGIKLGVPYFVPSWQIGSFGGITRIVNIVRNREDLLKLAAAGPLAGFSLGFVLLLLGFVLPPSDGLGLVIDPTVFHESFLVGGLAKLLLGDVLKEGTQLSINPLVLWAWAGLLINAINSIPAGELDGGRIALAMWGRKVSSRISSLAIGLLGVAALFNDVAFYWVVLIFFLQRGPIAPLSEEITDPENSYIGIGAAILLFGLLVCLPYPFPFDPSQLTDMDFNF